One Owenweeksia hongkongensis DSM 17368 genomic region harbors:
- a CDS encoding PD-(D/E)XK motif protein, with protein MKFEDFTSEIWSTLPAPDGVSGGYLTSTITLDDADPVIIHLFRDHLDNYHMAIEAPEAQSKHLNDPGVNGLEIQLVEYRFHSGSTRRFIDLACSISDYLEEFTEVVREIVTEILQRGTAPVIAVQMVIRNWLTFWGKVNKDILSESNQIGLICELLVLEKLCEIDPQKALESWKGPLQEKHDFSFPNWSLEVKGTRNSKRIHTINGIEQLVAPINKQLSFVSFQLVTAISEVGVNLADLVKLIRDVQFKSRPDLVIKFNKLLLSANYSPLHEEYYRQSGYDILSAFVYSVEGDFPRLIPKMLSTSLSSRISDVRYDIDLTSIHGDELKSAAWEQYLDMT; from the coding sequence ATGAAGTTCGAAGATTTTACAAGTGAAATATGGTCAACCTTGCCAGCTCCAGATGGCGTTAGCGGTGGCTATCTAACTAGCACTATTACCTTGGATGATGCTGATCCAGTTATTATTCACCTTTTTCGAGATCACTTAGATAATTACCATATGGCTATTGAGGCTCCGGAGGCACAATCAAAGCATCTCAATGATCCGGGTGTCAATGGTCTTGAAATTCAACTTGTCGAATATAGGTTCCACAGTGGCTCTACTAGGCGTTTCATTGATCTTGCATGCAGCATTTCAGATTATCTCGAAGAATTTACCGAAGTAGTACGCGAAATAGTCACTGAGATTCTTCAACGTGGTACGGCACCAGTAATAGCAGTGCAGATGGTTATTCGAAATTGGCTTACTTTCTGGGGTAAAGTGAATAAAGACATTCTTTCGGAAAGCAATCAGATTGGGCTTATTTGTGAATTACTTGTGCTCGAAAAACTATGCGAAATAGATCCTCAAAAAGCTTTGGAAAGCTGGAAAGGTCCGCTTCAGGAAAAACACGATTTTTCCTTTCCAAATTGGAGTCTTGAGGTGAAAGGAACAAGAAATAGTAAACGTATTCACACTATTAATGGAATTGAGCAATTGGTGGCTCCCATAAACAAACAGCTTAGCTTTGTCTCTTTCCAACTGGTCACCGCAATTAGCGAAGTTGGGGTCAATCTAGCAGATCTGGTTAAATTGATTAGAGATGTTCAATTTAAGTCTCGTCCTGATTTAGTTATTAAGTTTAACAAGTTATTGCTATCAGCTAATTACAGCCCTTTGCATGAGGAATACTATCGCCAATCTGGATATGATATACTCTCCGCTTTTGTGTATAGTGTTGAGGGAGATTTTCCTAGATTGATTCCAAAAATGCTTAGCACGTCACTTAGTTCTAGAATTTCAGATGTGAGGTATGATATAGATTTAACTTCAATTCATGGAGATGAATTGAAGTCTGCGGCATGGGAACAATATCTTGACATGACTTAA
- a CDS encoding YCF48-related protein, with translation MKSKIYFLVCFALLAFQGQSQWNRIDTITHGSINSIHFINADTGFVYAQPGVIWRTANGGQTWDSIPLNFTGYLHDMAFANASVGYAVGGAWFPHGVHYPYAIYKTMDAGLSWDSIHVGGAGGVFNYVATVSDMEFFATSQEGMLHSDDGGLTYDTASVSNLPWGTEQYTRIRFLDANEGYVLVRSNSFVGHLFKLFKTTDSGGSWQSIHEDTASNFALDFVMTSSGNGLIVGNDNYVLRTTNGGNSWQKVAISDNSFFIHQIEEVDGHIYGLGSDSDDTTSVLFYSSDWGSSWQKQFSTKWTTGGLVDFSISSSTAGYFATWREVYKNEQLTSIPELQNSGFELYPNPASDFLSIKLNENGLAPYSICNIHGQRVLEGVVSDEGESRIPVGELKSGVYVLEFFQGKQRVNKRFVKK, from the coding sequence ATGAAGTCAAAAATTTACTTTCTCGTATGCTTTGCTCTTTTGGCTTTTCAGGGCCAGTCACAGTGGAACCGCATTGACACCATCACCCATGGGAGTATTAATTCTATCCACTTTATAAATGCCGATACGGGTTTTGTGTATGCCCAGCCGGGTGTTATTTGGCGCACGGCCAATGGCGGGCAGACCTGGGATTCTATTCCGCTCAACTTTACTGGATACCTTCATGATATGGCCTTTGCCAATGCCAGCGTAGGTTATGCGGTGGGCGGAGCCTGGTTTCCACATGGCGTGCATTATCCTTATGCTATTTATAAAACTATGGATGCCGGCCTTAGCTGGGATTCTATTCATGTAGGAGGTGCTGGAGGAGTTTTCAATTATGTGGCTACGGTAAGCGATATGGAGTTTTTTGCCACCAGTCAGGAGGGAATGTTACACTCAGATGATGGAGGCCTTACTTACGATACAGCTTCAGTTTCCAATCTCCCGTGGGGAACGGAGCAATACACCCGAATACGTTTTTTAGATGCCAATGAAGGTTATGTGTTGGTTAGGTCCAATTCTTTTGTGGGGCATCTTTTCAAGCTGTTCAAAACTACCGATAGCGGTGGTTCATGGCAAAGCATTCATGAAGACACAGCAAGCAATTTCGCCCTTGATTTTGTGATGACATCTTCAGGAAACGGGCTTATTGTGGGAAATGACAATTATGTACTCCGTACTACCAATGGAGGAAACAGCTGGCAAAAGGTTGCGATTTCTGATAACAGTTTTTTTATTCACCAGATAGAAGAAGTAGATGGACATATTTATGGATTGGGTAGCGATTCCGATGATACCACAAGTGTACTATTTTACTCATCAGACTGGGGCAGTAGCTGGCAAAAACAGTTTTCTACCAAATGGACCACAGGTGGTTTAGTGGATTTTAGTATTTCCTCCAGTACCGCAGGATATTTTGCTACCTGGCGTGAGGTGTATAAAAATGAACAGTTGACATCTATTCCTGAATTGCAGAATAGTGGTTTTGAATTATATCCCAACCCTGCTTCAGATTTTCTTTCCATTAAGCTTAACGAAAATGGGCTAGCTCCTTACAGTATCTGTAACATTCATGGGCAAAGAGTGCTGGAAGGTGTTGTGAGTGATGAAGGGGAGAGCCGGATTCCTGTGGGGGAGTTGAAGAGTGGGGTTTATGTTTTGGAGTTTTTCCAAGGTAAACAGCGTGTGAATAAAAGGTTCGTAAAGAAGTAG
- a CDS encoding helix-turn-helix domain-containing protein — protein MSQVSTDKLQLAAQFVNSTASHIFLTGKAGTGKTTFLHNLAEATHKKFVVVAPTGIAALNAKGVTIHSQFLLPFGTYLPEPVQFQGSLQSSFYTRKELASRHSLNSARKKVLRNIDLLIIDEVSMLRADLLDAIDYRMRAVKGDYKRPFGGVQLLMIGDLYQLPPIVKDHEWQYMKQFYRSPHFFEALALKEGFTYIELDKIFRQSDDTFINVLNNLRNDVCTPADLELLNSHFREGEIEEEGVITLTTHNNRADKMNREALDKLDGPSHYYEAEVEKDFPEKLFPLPESLELRVGAQVMFVKNDISESKAFYNGKIAQVTKLGDDSISVSMEGDDEYWLSRHEWENKKYQVNESTKDLEEEVIGTFSQFPIRLAWAITVHKSQGLTFDKAVIDVGQAFAPGQVYVALSRLRSLDGLILRTKILSSVISSDAQVVSFSTARAADDLNTRLQGERKRYLFEMLGNTFSFEPILKQVEYTQSKMAGKLDFEDEEMKTALNNLREAFAAEEDNTRKFRGQLAGLLHREETEKLKQRLIKGREYYLGFLKSRAKELLIHIGEVSQLSRTKAYVNLLEEIDQLIMVTITDLLKVSRLCECMLNDEEITQLDKVEAERKNLREDLQQATETHLKDNPKNLSTKSGRKSKAKKPKGETYKITYEMVKGGLTPDEIAEKREMAVSTIEGHLAKGITEGEIEVHEVIGASDLKEITAAFGNNIHQSLNAVFKEQEGKYTFGKLRMVQAHLRKEEN, from the coding sequence ATGTCTCAGGTTTCTACCGACAAACTTCAACTGGCTGCCCAATTTGTAAACTCCACAGCCAGCCACATTTTCCTTACGGGAAAAGCGGGAACCGGTAAAACTACTTTTCTACACAATTTGGCGGAAGCCACGCATAAAAAGTTTGTGGTAGTAGCGCCTACCGGCATTGCTGCGCTTAACGCAAAAGGGGTGACGATTCACTCGCAATTTCTATTGCCTTTCGGAACATATTTACCTGAGCCAGTACAATTCCAGGGAAGCCTGCAAAGTAGTTTTTACACCCGAAAAGAACTGGCAAGCCGCCATTCGCTAAACAGCGCCCGCAAAAAAGTATTGCGAAATATTGACCTTCTGATAATTGATGAAGTGAGCATGCTGCGTGCGGATTTGCTGGATGCTATTGATTATAGAATGCGTGCCGTAAAAGGTGATTACAAAAGACCATTTGGTGGCGTGCAACTTTTGATGATTGGCGATTTGTATCAATTGCCACCTATTGTAAAGGATCACGAGTGGCAGTACATGAAGCAATTTTATCGAAGTCCTCACTTTTTTGAAGCGCTGGCGCTAAAAGAAGGCTTCACCTACATTGAGTTGGATAAGATTTTTCGTCAAAGTGATGACACGTTTATTAATGTGCTGAACAACCTTCGAAATGATGTGTGTACTCCAGCTGATCTGGAATTGCTGAACAGTCATTTCCGTGAAGGAGAAATAGAGGAAGAGGGCGTGATAACTCTTACCACCCATAATAATCGTGCGGACAAAATGAATCGTGAGGCACTGGATAAACTGGATGGTCCTTCACATTATTATGAAGCTGAGGTAGAGAAGGATTTTCCGGAGAAGCTTTTTCCATTGCCGGAAAGTTTGGAGCTGCGAGTTGGCGCTCAGGTTATGTTTGTGAAGAATGATATTTCGGAGAGCAAAGCTTTTTATAATGGAAAAATAGCACAGGTTACTAAGCTGGGTGACGATAGCATTTCTGTAAGCATGGAGGGTGATGACGAATACTGGTTGAGCCGCCATGAGTGGGAAAATAAAAAGTATCAGGTAAATGAATCCACCAAAGATTTGGAGGAGGAGGTGATAGGCACTTTTAGTCAATTCCCCATTAGATTGGCGTGGGCCATTACGGTACACAAAAGCCAGGGTTTAACTTTTGATAAAGCGGTGATAGATGTGGGGCAAGCCTTTGCTCCGGGGCAGGTATATGTGGCGCTTTCACGCCTTCGCTCATTAGATGGTTTAATTCTTCGCACCAAAATTTTATCTTCCGTTATAAGCAGTGATGCGCAGGTAGTAAGCTTTTCGACCGCTCGTGCGGCTGATGATTTAAATACCAGATTACAAGGTGAACGGAAGAGGTATTTGTTTGAAATGCTTGGCAATACTTTTTCGTTTGAACCAATTTTGAAGCAAGTGGAATACACGCAAAGCAAAATGGCGGGTAAGCTTGATTTTGAGGATGAGGAAATGAAAACAGCTCTAAATAATTTGCGTGAAGCTTTTGCCGCGGAAGAAGATAATACACGAAAATTTAGAGGCCAGTTGGCGGGCTTGCTTCATCGGGAAGAGACTGAAAAATTAAAGCAAAGGCTGATAAAAGGCCGGGAGTATTATTTAGGCTTTTTAAAATCCAGAGCCAAGGAGCTATTGATACATATTGGAGAGGTGAGTCAGCTTTCGCGCACCAAAGCTTATGTAAATCTGCTGGAAGAAATCGATCAGTTGATAATGGTTACAATCACAGATTTGCTCAAAGTGAGCCGACTGTGTGAGTGCATGCTAAATGATGAGGAAATTACTCAGTTGGATAAAGTTGAAGCTGAGCGTAAAAATCTCAGAGAAGATTTACAGCAAGCCACGGAAACTCACCTCAAGGATAATCCTAAAAACTTAAGTACCAAGTCAGGGCGAAAAAGCAAAGCCAAAAAGCCAAAAGGCGAGACTTATAAAATAACCTATGAAATGGTAAAGGGCGGACTTACGCCAGATGAAATTGCCGAGAAGCGCGAAATGGCCGTTAGCACCATTGAGGGACATTTGGCTAAAGGTATTACCGAAGGGGAAATAGAGGTACATGAGGTGATTGGTGCTTCTGATTTGAAGGAAATCACAGCTGCTTTTGGGAATAATATTCACCAAAGCCTTAACGCTGTTTTTAAGGAGCAAGAGGGGAAATACACTTTTGGAAAATTGAGGATGGTACAGGCCCACCTTCGTAAAGAAGAAAATTAA